A window of Festucalex cinctus isolate MCC-2025b chromosome 6, RoL_Fcin_1.0, whole genome shotgun sequence contains these coding sequences:
- the rab11fip4b gene encoding rab11 family-interacting protein 4B, whose product MTSVDEGLSDAKRGAVDGGPPSLGSEFSEDEQHFPVTMCTRGYPDTLPSSPLFSRDVDEEKERDSDRDSAVESTQGSDTSEGPTRLGDKEDILGDLFFPAEKKSGTSNSVISDLSTRSSASLNEEQFEDYGEGEEPDYAPSSPCLDDETRINGYSDLGSSVSSSAGQTPRKVRQHYPSEMVDVYCSQCSKKVNLLNDLEARLKNLKANSPNRKISSTAFGRQLLHNSNLSSSNGSTEDLFRDSIDSCDIDINEKVNSLEKKVAELENEILLNGDLKSKLKQDNTHLVHRVNELEEQLKDQETRENQNLQGELKRHREAFGKMEKDKNTQIELLNSRLKQLEDEKNEMHVSMCRLKTQTEKLDEEKQRMTDKLEDTSLRLKDEMDLYRKMMDKLRQSRHQFQQEKETMQELIEDLRRELEHLQLFKLEAEKPGRGRSSSSSLSEYNSRTREVELEYEVKRLKQENQRLKEQNDELNGQILSMSLYEAKNLFATQTKAQSLAAEIDNASRDQLMEALKEQEEINMRLRQYMDKIILSILDHNPSILEIKN is encoded by the exons TTCAGTGAGGACGAGCAGCACTTCCCGGTCACCATGTGCACGCGGGGTTATCCCGACACCTTACCCAGCAGCCCACTGTTCTCAAGAGATGTGgatgaagaaaaagagagagactcAGACAGAGACAGTGCAGTGGAGAGCACCCAAGGATCTGACACCTCGGAAGGTCCCACCAGACTCGGGGATAAAGAAGACATCTTGGGGGATCTCTTCTTCCCAGCTGAGAA GAAAAGCGGCACAAGCAACTCTGTGATCTCTGACCTGTCGACGCGCTCCTCGGCTTCCCTGAACGAGGAGCAGTTTGAAGACTACGGCGAAGGAGAGGAGCCCGACTACGCTCCCAGCAGTCCCTGTCTAGATGATGAAACACGCATCAACGGGTACTCTGATCTTGGCTCATCCGTGTCCTCAAG TGCGGGCCAGACGCCTCGGAAGGTGCGTCAACATTACCCTAGCGAGATGGTGGATGTCTACTGTTCTCAATGCAGCAAAAAAGTCAACCTGCTCAATGACCTGGAAGCACGTCTCAAGAATCTCAAGGCCAACAG ccccAACAGGAAAATCTCCAGCACAGCATTTGGGAG GCAACTGCTCCACAACAGCAACTTGAGTAGCAGCAACGGCAGCACCGAGGACCTTTTCCGAGATAGCATCGACTCTTGTGACATCGACATCAATGAGAAG GTAAACTCTTTGGAAAAGAAGGTTGCAGAACTAGAGAATGAAATTTTGTTGAACGGTGATCTGAAGTCCAAATTGAAGCAGGATAACACTCATTTAGTACACAG AGTTAATGAGCTGGAGGAGCAGCTGAAAGACCAGGAGACCCGTGAGAACCAAAATCTGCAGGGGGAATTGAAACGACACAGAGAGGCCTTCGGCAAAATGGAgaaagacaaaaacacacagattGAGCTGCTGAACAGCCG ACTCAAGCAGCTGGAGGAtgagaaaaatgaaatgcaCGTTAGCATGTGCAGACTCAAGACACAGACAGAGAAATTGGACGAG GAGAAGCAAAGGATGACAGATAAGCTGGAGGACACCAGTTTGCGCCTGAAGGATGAGATGGACCTGTACAGGAAAATGATGGACAAACTGCGGCAGAGCAGGCACCAGTTTCAGCAAGAGAAAGAAACCATGCAGGAG CTGATCGAAGACCTGCGGCGAGAGCTGGAGCACTTGCAGCTCTTCAAGCTGGAGGCAGAGAAACCCGGACGAGGGCGCAGCTCTTCTTCGAGTCTGTCCGAATACAACAGTAGGACCAGGGAGGTGGAGCTGGAGTATGAGGTCAAAAGGCTCAAGCAG GAGAACCAGAGGCTGAAGGAGCAGAACGACGAGCTGAACGGGCAAATTCTCAGCATGAGCCTGTACGAAGCCAAGAATTTGTTTGCCACGCAGACCaaggcccagtctctggctgcCGAGATAGATAACGCCTCCAGAGACCAG TTAATGGAAGCTCTGAAGGAGCAGGAGGAAATCAACATGCGGCTGCGGCAGTACATGGACAAAATCATTCTATCCATCCTTGATCACAACCCGTCCATCCTGGAGATCAAGAACTAG